One Frankia alni ACN14a DNA window includes the following coding sequences:
- a CDS encoding HelD family protein yields the protein MPTMQDVERAREQAYLDTLYTRLDEVREITREQLRGVLLNVGTGTPQSIVERDVFAAAHADRLARLDAAEGRLCFGAMDHDDGRRTYIGRIGLSDSEQEPILVDWRAPVATAFYRATLADPQGLVRRRHLRTRGREVTGIADDPLGPLGSAPDGAVAQSGDSMLLETLAAPRTGRMHDIIATLQAEQDRIIRARANGILVVDGGPGTGKTAVALHRAAYLLYNDRARLDQSGVLIVGPSPVFLRYIDQVLPSLGETGVVFATPGRLFPGVDATADEPVEVATLKGDPRMAEVVAGAVRDRQRLPRQELVINYDDHVLRLGQETVARARTRARRSRRPHNSARRVFLRELLAELTTQVVRQIRGGLLDADERGQITRDLWAEEEIRAVLDGLWPLLTPQQLIGDLFSDSAALARAAGNRLTPGERALLQDLPPAAAPARPGRAAPGADAPRPLRSGGAAGSRTAGEDDADDLFAAANLLPTAAGAAPTAAQPDDRVGGGSGGGSAGAARIPVPRTGGPAGGADPAGGADPAGGADPAAAGWASGGRGAGGRGAGGGRRWTPADVPLLDEAAELLGDPEEEAGLEAARRAERERAEEREYARGVVDMLGLDGQVDAAALADRWSGPRVRRSAAEHAREDRGWAFGHLIVDEAQEVSPMLWRLLWRRCPGRTATLVGDLAQTARPGAPTSWAQLLAPVVDERFTVERLSVNYRTPQEIMDVAAEVLRAQNPSLTAPVSVRAVGHRPTAVRVGEVAVEDVPGLARLLGDAPSPANEPSAPLLAAVAHAARREAAAGSGRVAVIARPRDVLALRAALMALLPDLAVVPDSVDPASAAGNALDAPVAVLSVAETKGLEFDAVVLVEPAALLTEPTRGLADLYVALTRATRSLSVVYSGELPPVLGALDQE from the coding sequence GTGCCGACCATGCAGGATGTCGAGCGCGCCCGCGAGCAGGCGTACCTGGACACGCTGTACACCCGCCTGGACGAGGTCCGGGAGATCACCCGGGAGCAGCTGCGCGGGGTGCTGCTCAACGTCGGCACCGGCACCCCGCAGTCGATCGTCGAGCGGGACGTGTTCGCGGCGGCGCACGCCGACCGGCTCGCCCGCCTCGACGCCGCCGAGGGCCGGCTCTGCTTCGGCGCGATGGACCACGACGACGGCCGGCGCACCTACATCGGGCGCATCGGCCTGTCCGACAGCGAGCAGGAGCCCATCCTCGTCGACTGGCGCGCCCCCGTCGCCACGGCCTTCTACCGGGCGACCCTCGCCGACCCGCAGGGCCTCGTCCGCCGCCGGCACCTGCGCACCCGGGGGCGGGAGGTCACCGGGATCGCGGACGACCCGCTGGGGCCGCTCGGGTCGGCGCCGGACGGCGCGGTGGCGCAGTCCGGCGACTCGATGCTGCTGGAGACCCTCGCGGCGCCGCGCACCGGTCGCATGCACGACATCATCGCCACCCTGCAGGCCGAGCAGGACCGCATCATCCGGGCCCGGGCGAACGGCATCCTCGTCGTCGACGGTGGCCCCGGGACCGGCAAGACGGCGGTGGCGCTGCACCGCGCGGCCTACCTGCTCTACAACGACCGGGCCCGGCTCGACCAGTCCGGCGTGCTGATCGTGGGGCCGAGCCCGGTGTTCCTGCGGTACATCGACCAGGTGCTGCCGTCCCTCGGCGAGACCGGCGTGGTCTTCGCGACCCCCGGGCGGCTGTTTCCCGGGGTGGACGCCACCGCCGACGAACCGGTCGAGGTCGCCACCCTCAAGGGCGACCCGCGGATGGCCGAGGTCGTCGCCGGGGCGGTGCGGGACCGCCAGCGCCTGCCCCGGCAGGAGCTGGTGATCAACTATGACGACCATGTGCTGCGGCTCGGTCAGGAGACCGTCGCCCGGGCCCGCACCCGGGCCCGCCGCAGCCGCCGCCCGCACAACTCGGCCCGGCGGGTCTTCCTGCGCGAGCTGCTGGCCGAGCTCACCACCCAGGTGGTCCGGCAGATCCGTGGCGGCCTGCTCGACGCCGACGAGCGTGGGCAGATCACCCGCGACCTGTGGGCGGAGGAGGAGATCCGGGCGGTCCTCGACGGGCTGTGGCCGCTGCTGACGCCGCAGCAGCTCATCGGCGACCTGTTCAGCGACTCGGCCGCGCTGGCCCGGGCGGCGGGCAACCGGCTGACACCGGGCGAACGCGCCCTGCTGCAGGATCTGCCCCCGGCCGCCGCCCCGGCCCGCCCCGGCCGGGCGGCGCCCGGTGCCGACGCGCCGCGGCCGTTGCGGTCCGGCGGCGCCGCCGGCTCGCGGACGGCGGGCGAGGACGATGCCGACGACCTGTTCGCCGCGGCCAACCTGCTCCCGACCGCCGCCGGCGCCGCCCCGACCGCCGCCCAGCCGGATGATCGGGTGGGTGGGGGCTCCGGCGGCGGTTCCGCGGGCGCGGCCCGCATTCCGGTTCCGCGGACCGGCGGCCCGGCTGGCGGCGCTGACCCGGCTGGCGGCGCTGACCCGGCTGGCGGCGCTGACCCGGCCGCCGCTGGGTGGGCCTCTGGCGGTCGGGGCGCCGGCGGTCGGGGCGCCGGCGGGGGGCGCCGCTGGACGCCGGCGGACGTGCCGCTGCTCGACGAGGCGGCCGAACTGCTCGGCGACCCCGAGGAGGAGGCGGGCCTCGAGGCCGCCCGGCGCGCCGAGCGGGAACGGGCGGAGGAACGTGAGTACGCCCGCGGCGTGGTCGACATGCTGGGCCTGGACGGGCAGGTCGACGCGGCCGCGCTCGCCGACCGGTGGTCCGGTCCGCGGGTGCGGCGCAGCGCCGCCGAGCATGCCCGGGAGGACCGTGGCTGGGCGTTCGGCCATCTGATCGTCGACGAGGCGCAGGAGGTCTCGCCGATGCTGTGGCGGCTGCTGTGGCGTCGCTGCCCCGGACGGACGGCCACCCTCGTCGGCGATCTCGCCCAGACCGCCCGACCGGGCGCGCCGACGAGCTGGGCGCAACTGCTGGCGCCGGTCGTCGACGAACGGTTCACGGTGGAACGGCTCAGCGTCAACTACCGCACCCCGCAGGAGATCATGGACGTGGCCGCGGAGGTTCTGCGCGCGCAGAACCCGAGCCTGACCGCGCCGGTGTCCGTCCGCGCGGTGGGCCACCGCCCCACGGCGGTGCGGGTCGGCGAGGTCGCCGTCGAGGACGTCCCCGGACTCGCCCGGCTGCTGGGGGACGCGCCGTCTCCCGCGAACGAGCCGTCCGCGCCGTTGCTGGCCGCCGTCGCGCATGCCGCCAGACGGGAGGCGGCGGCCGGTTCCGGCCGGGTGGCCGTGATCGCCCGGCCTCGCGACGTGCTGGCGCTGCGGGCGGCGCTGATGGCCCTGCTGCCCGACCTGGCCGTCGTCCCGGACTCGGTCGATCCGGCGAGCGCGGCCGGCAACGCGTTGGACGCGCCGGTCGCGGTGCTCAGCGTGGCGGAGACCAAGGGCCTGGAGTTCGACGCGGTGGTACTCGTCGAACCGGCCGCGCTGCTCACCGAGCCGACCCGGGGCCTCGCCGACCTGTACGTCGCGCTGACGCGGGCCACCCGCTCGCTCAGCGTCGTCTACTCCGGCGAGCTCCCGCCGGTGCTGGGCGCCCTCGACCAGGAATGA
- a CDS encoding VOC family protein, with translation MSDISPIPDDYPRLCPYLCVDGAAAAIEFYASVLGATERMRLAGPGGTVAHAELALGDSVLMLSDEFPEMGAVSPASVGGSPVTISLYVEDVDATYDRALAAGATAVRPVADQFYGDRSGQFTDPFGHRWSIASRVEQVPPQEMAARMSAMGGD, from the coding sequence ATGAGCGACATCTCCCCCATCCCCGACGACTACCCCCGGCTCTGTCCCTACCTGTGCGTCGACGGCGCGGCCGCCGCGATCGAGTTCTACGCGTCCGTGCTCGGTGCCACCGAGCGGATGCGCCTGGCGGGCCCCGGCGGCACGGTGGCCCACGCCGAGCTCGCCCTCGGCGACTCGGTGCTCATGCTCTCCGACGAGTTTCCCGAGATGGGTGCCGTGAGCCCCGCCTCGGTCGGCGGGTCCCCGGTGACGATCTCGCTGTACGTCGAGGACGTCGACGCCACCTACGACCGCGCCCTCGCCGCCGGCGCCACCGCGGTGCGGCCGGTGGCAGACCAGTTCTACGGCGACCGGTCCGGCCAGTTCACCGACCCGTTCGGGCATCGCTGGAGCATCGCCTCCCGGGTCGAGCAGGTGCCCCCGCAGGAGATGGCGGCCCGGATGTCGGCGATGGGCGGCGACTGA
- a CDS encoding FAD-binding and (Fe-S)-binding domain-containing protein yields MSAVGMSAVGVSAVDASARRRAEYSSDASNYRVPPAVVVFPREVDDIAAVVEVCRASGTPLTTRGAGTSIAGNAVGPGVVMDVSRHLDRIVALDPVARTATVQPGVVLDRLQAAAGRHGLRFGPDPSTHARCTVGGMIGNNACGSRAIAYGRTADNVLSLDVLDGTGRRLRVGAGERTDVPGLDAFVRANLATLRTELGRFGRQVSGYSLEHLLPERGADLARALVGTEGTCVVVLGATVRLVAPPLATAMVVLGYPDMPAAADAVPPLRAHAPLAMEGMDARLVDIVRRHRGAGAVPALPAGTGWLFVEVGGDTPQQALAAGRALAADAGTAAVRVLATGPESRALWRIREDGAGLAGRTADGEPAWPGWEDAAVPPERLGAYLCDFEELLRAHRLAGVPYGHFGDGCVHVRLDLPLGVATGRLRTFLGEAADLVAAHGGSLSGEHGDGRARSELLPRMYSPAAITAFAGFKHLFDPADLLNPGVLVRPRPVDADLRLPAARPLPRVAGGFAFGTDAGDFGRAVHRCVGLGTCRADSSAAGGFMCPSFLATRDEKDSTRGRARVLQEMANGTLVRGGPASREVAEALDLCLSCKACAHDCAAGVDMATYKSEVLHRAYRRRLRPVGHYVLGWLPRWARLAGRAPALVNAVLSRPAARRALLRLGGMDPRRDVPAFADEPFSRWWQARVRRDAGPGGDGAPAAAGGQAADGARVGGDGYGGGGGYGGGGGGDGAGGRDVVLWIDSFTESFSPEVGRAAVEVLTAAGYRVVVPPGPVCCGLTWITTGQLDGARRRLRATVASLAPYARAGTPIVGLEPSCTAVLRGDLTELLADDPAAALVAGGVRTLAELLTATPGWVPPRLDGVRVLAQPHCHQHAVMGFTADRDLLSTAGARLEVLAGCCGLAGNFGMEAGHYDVSIAIAQRGIGRAAATAPADAVLLADGFSCRTQAAHVTTRHGRHLAELLAAPPAAAPPAVT; encoded by the coding sequence ATGTCCGCCGTCGGGATGTCCGCCGTCGGGGTGTCCGCCGTCGACGCGTCCGCGCGGCGTCGGGCGGAGTACTCCTCGGACGCGTCGAACTACCGGGTGCCGCCCGCGGTGGTGGTGTTCCCGCGGGAGGTCGACGACATCGCGGCGGTCGTCGAGGTCTGCCGGGCCAGTGGCACCCCGCTGACGACCCGCGGCGCCGGCACCTCGATCGCCGGCAACGCGGTCGGCCCGGGCGTCGTGATGGACGTCAGCCGGCACCTCGACCGCATCGTCGCACTGGACCCCGTCGCACGCACCGCCACCGTGCAACCCGGGGTCGTCCTCGACCGGCTGCAGGCCGCCGCCGGCCGCCACGGCCTGCGCTTCGGCCCGGACCCGTCCACCCACGCCCGCTGCACCGTCGGCGGGATGATCGGCAACAACGCCTGCGGCTCGCGCGCGATCGCCTACGGCCGCACCGCCGACAACGTGCTGTCCCTCGACGTGCTCGACGGCACCGGTCGCCGGCTGCGCGTCGGCGCCGGGGAACGCACCGACGTCCCCGGGCTCGACGCGTTCGTGCGGGCCAACCTGGCGACCCTGCGCACGGAGCTCGGCCGGTTCGGCCGCCAGGTGTCCGGCTACTCCCTGGAGCACCTGCTCCCAGAGCGGGGTGCGGACCTGGCCAGGGCGCTGGTGGGCACCGAGGGGACCTGCGTGGTCGTGCTCGGCGCAACGGTGCGGCTGGTGGCACCGCCGCTCGCGACCGCCATGGTCGTGCTCGGCTACCCGGACATGCCGGCCGCCGCGGACGCGGTGCCGCCCCTGCGCGCCCACGCGCCCCTGGCGATGGAGGGGATGGACGCCCGGCTGGTCGACATCGTCCGCCGCCACCGCGGGGCGGGCGCGGTGCCGGCGTTGCCGGCGGGCACCGGCTGGCTGTTCGTCGAGGTCGGTGGGGACACGCCGCAGCAGGCCCTGGCGGCCGGCCGGGCGCTGGCGGCCGACGCGGGGACGGCGGCGGTGCGCGTGCTGGCAACCGGGCCCGAGAGCCGTGCGCTGTGGCGGATCAGGGAGGACGGCGCGGGCCTGGCCGGGCGCACCGCCGACGGCGAGCCGGCCTGGCCCGGCTGGGAGGACGCGGCCGTGCCGCCCGAGCGGCTCGGCGCCTACCTGTGCGACTTCGAGGAGCTGCTGCGCGCCCACCGGCTGGCGGGGGTGCCCTACGGCCACTTCGGCGACGGCTGTGTCCACGTCCGGCTCGATCTGCCGCTCGGGGTCGCGACCGGCCGGCTGCGGACCTTCCTCGGCGAGGCCGCCGATCTGGTCGCCGCGCACGGTGGGTCGCTGTCGGGCGAGCACGGCGACGGCCGCGCCCGCAGCGAGCTGCTGCCCCGGATGTACTCGCCGGCCGCGATCACCGCCTTCGCCGGGTTCAAGCACCTGTTCGACCCCGCGGACCTGCTCAATCCGGGGGTGCTCGTCCGGCCCCGGCCCGTCGACGCCGACCTGCGCCTGCCCGCCGCCCGCCCGTTGCCCCGCGTCGCCGGCGGCTTCGCCTTCGGCACCGACGCCGGGGACTTCGGGCGGGCCGTGCACCGCTGCGTCGGGCTCGGCACCTGCCGGGCCGACTCGTCGGCGGCAGGCGGGTTCATGTGCCCGTCGTTCCTGGCCACCCGGGACGAGAAGGACTCCACCCGCGGGCGGGCCCGGGTGCTGCAGGAGATGGCGAACGGGACGCTGGTTCGCGGTGGACCCGCGTCCAGGGAGGTCGCCGAGGCGCTGGACCTGTGCCTGTCCTGCAAGGCCTGCGCCCACGACTGCGCGGCCGGGGTGGACATGGCGACCTACAAGTCCGAGGTGTTGCACCGGGCGTACCGTCGCCGGCTCCGGCCGGTCGGCCACTACGTCCTCGGCTGGCTGCCGCGCTGGGCCCGCCTCGCCGGCCGGGCGCCGGCGCTGGTCAACGCGGTGCTGTCCCGGCCCGCGGCGCGGCGTGCCCTGCTGCGTCTGGGTGGCATGGATCCCCGCCGCGACGTTCCCGCGTTCGCGGACGAGCCGTTCAGCCGCTGGTGGCAGGCGCGGGTCCGGCGAGACGCCGGGCCGGGCGGTGACGGTGCTCCGGCCGCGGCGGGCGGCCAGGCGGCGGACGGCGCCCGGGTCGGAGGCGACGGCTACGGCGGAGGCGGAGGTTACGGCGGGGGCGGGGGCGGGGACGGGGCCGGGGGCCGGGATGTGGTGCTCTGGATCGACTCGTTCACCGAGTCGTTCTCGCCCGAGGTCGGCCGGGCGGCGGTGGAGGTGCTGACCGCGGCCGGCTACCGGGTGGTCGTGCCGCCCGGCCCGGTGTGCTGCGGGCTGACCTGGATCACCACCGGCCAGCTCGACGGGGCACGCCGGCGGCTGCGGGCTACCGTGGCCAGCCTGGCGCCGTACGCCCGCGCGGGCACGCCCATCGTCGGCCTGGAACCGTCCTGCACCGCGGTGCTGCGCGGCGACCTGACCGAGCTGCTTGCCGACGACCCGGCCGCGGCCCTGGTGGCGGGCGGGGTCCGCACGCTCGCCGAGCTGCTGACGGCCACTCCCGGCTGGGTGCCCCCCCGCCTCGACGGGGTGCGGGTGCTCGCCCAACCGCACTGCCACCAGCACGCGGTCATGGGTTTCACGGCCGATCGTGACCTGCTCTCGACGGCCGGCGCCCGGTTGGAGGTGCTGGCCGGCTGCTGCGGCCTCGCCGGCAACTTCGGGATGGAGGCCGGGCACTACGACGTCTCCATCGCGATCGCGCAGCGTGGCATCGGCCGGGCGGCCGCGACGGCGCCCGCGGACGCGGTGCTGCTCGCCGACGGGTTCTCCTGCCGCACCCAGGCCGCGCACGTCACGACCCGGCACGGCCGCCACCTTGCCGAGCTGCTCGCCGCGCCCCCGGCCGCCGCGCCCCCGGCCGTCACCTGA
- a CDS encoding glycosyltransferase, whose amino-acid sequence MTPTSTGDLPDDRTGLLRRPTLPQPRTPLDSRSAEADRAADADRAADAGRVPDAGRALDRDLDLDPPTTAHRLAPVAPQLSVVVPTRNEAHNIEPLLRRLDDALRGLAGEVIFVDDSDDGTPEAIARVRPTVSLPVRVHHRAPRARVGGLGGAVSEGFALCAAPYAVIIDGDLQHPPETIPALLAAALHEAADVVIGSRYVSGGSASGLAGTTRHLVSTGSNLLCRLAFPRRLRGVSDVMSGFFLVRVAAVDRAGLRPDGYKILLELLATAGPLRIREVGYAFAERHAGASNASMSEGGRFVRRLFSLRVPRPARFALVGASGTVPNLVGTAALHHLGLHYLAAAILATQVAIAWNFVGCELLVWDRQAGSRLRRYPAFAIINNLDLVVRLPLLALLVGRWGFGVGTATLLSLAAAVIIRYLVVERLVYRRRPAPAPAPTPANGPAGPSRSLGRGRARGAGRPAGLSWPAGAPGEEATDAAT is encoded by the coding sequence ATGACGCCGACGAGTACAGGTGATCTTCCCGACGACCGCACCGGTCTCCTGCGCCGGCCGACCCTGCCACAACCCCGCACCCCCCTGGACAGCCGGTCCGCCGAGGCAGATCGCGCCGCCGACGCCGATCGCGCCGCCGACGCTGGCCGCGTCCCCGACGCCGGCCGCGCCCTCGACCGCGACCTCGACCTCGACCCGCCGACGACCGCCCATCGCCTCGCGCCGGTGGCGCCGCAGCTGTCGGTCGTGGTGCCGACCCGCAACGAGGCGCACAACATCGAGCCCCTGCTGCGCCGGCTCGACGACGCGTTGCGGGGCCTGGCCGGCGAGGTCATCTTCGTCGACGACTCCGACGACGGGACACCCGAGGCGATCGCCCGGGTCCGGCCGACGGTGAGCCTGCCGGTGCGGGTGCACCACCGTGCGCCGCGGGCCCGGGTGGGCGGTCTCGGCGGTGCGGTCAGCGAGGGATTCGCCCTGTGCGCCGCGCCCTACGCCGTGATCATCGACGGTGACCTGCAGCATCCGCCGGAGACGATTCCCGCCCTGCTCGCCGCGGCTCTGCACGAGGCCGCCGACGTGGTCATCGGCAGCAGGTACGTGTCCGGCGGCAGCGCCTCCGGTCTCGCCGGCACCACCCGTCACCTCGTCTCCACCGGCTCGAACCTGCTCTGCCGGCTGGCGTTCCCGCGCCGGCTGCGCGGGGTGTCCGACGTGATGAGCGGCTTCTTCCTCGTCCGGGTGGCCGCGGTCGACCGGGCGGGGCTGCGGCCCGACGGCTACAAGATCCTGCTGGAGCTGCTGGCCACCGCCGGTCCGCTGCGCATCCGGGAGGTCGGGTACGCGTTCGCCGAGCGGCATGCCGGCGCCTCGAACGCCTCGATGTCCGAGGGGGGACGGTTCGTCCGGCGGCTGTTCTCGCTGCGGGTGCCCCGACCGGCCCGGTTCGCCCTGGTCGGGGCATCCGGCACCGTCCCGAACCTGGTCGGTACCGCCGCCCTGCACCACCTTGGCCTGCACTACCTGGCCGCGGCGATCCTCGCCACGCAGGTCGCGATCGCCTGGAACTTCGTCGGCTGCGAGCTGCTGGTCTGGGACCGCCAGGCCGGTTCCCGGCTCCGCCGCTACCCGGCGTTCGCGATCATCAACAACCTCGACCTGGTCGTCCGGCTGCCACTGCTCGCGCTGCTCGTCGGCCGGTGGGGGTTCGGCGTCGGCACGGCGACGCTGCTGTCGCTGGCCGCCGCGGTGATCATCCGCTACCTGGTGGTGGAGCGGCTGGTCTACCGCCGCCGGCCGGCGCCCGCACCCGCGCCGACCCCGGCGAACGGGCCAGCGGGACCGTCACGATCACTCGGGCGCGGCCGGGCCCGGGGCGCGGGTCGACCGGCTGGCCTGTCCTGGCCGGCGGGCGCGCCGGGGGAGGAGGCCACCGATGCGGCCACGTGA
- a CDS encoding PA14 domain-containing protein, giving the protein MRPRELRSRHLAHPIRLAHPIRLAHPIRRARPVRLARPVRPGRALVAVVLASAVGQLVLVVAGSPAASAQACTADQWNAEFHAGTDLGGDPVGQRCDAAIDFDWSANGPGVTGIGTTGYSVRWTRRLTLAAGAYTASVTGDDGVRVLIDGQSVADGWGDHGPQTFTGTRTLAAGAHTIVVEYYQSAGGAMVEFDLGGGPADQGGAGPDCAADEWAGTYFPNRTLSGTGVPRCSAGLDYAWGDDGPGLAGIGADNFSARWTRTATVAAGSLAFTVTADDGIRVYLDDQPIIDRWRDQGPTTYTASTEVTAGSHAIRVEYYEHAGGATARVGYTLTPAAACNGLQWSAQYFANVTLAGTPTPARCETGLHHDYGDGSPGVAGIGADAFSARWTRVDRFAAGPTTITATADDGVRVFVDGTRVIDGWNDQGPTTFTATPTVTAGTHTIITEYYDRAGGAQIRVDYTGGGDPGPVPPPPPGGCASDCGGSWQTLSYPSSVRSVHASVLHTGNVLLVAGSGNDLAAFDAHTFKSTVWNPNTGRFKDVPVADDLFCSGHVQLPDGRILLAGGTSAYSTATANYKGLDKSYVFDPVADTYTATNDLPGGGHWYPSLTELGDGNVLAVGGLDQNAAGSVATEMFDSSRQAWLPGSQVPQTYFFWGLYPELKLMTDGRLFYAGVHTFGNAPTDAGSNIYDPATATVNDVPGLRHVNLRDQGASVLLPPAQAGRVLTLGGGNGDAGADAIAATDLIDLRQPDPHWQAGPDLPAAKMYVSAVILPDGKVLETGGGRHLRSDPVHEASIYDPVANTFTSVPPDPQDRTYHSQAFLLPDGSVAALGNNPLDGSFSQAISVYRPWYMSRQRPAITQAADTFGYGSRQALTVDGDIGRVTLLRPASVTHQADPNQRSVDLPVSAGSQGGQVSVDVPDNPNLLPPGYYMMFAQNTAGVPSVARWVRVR; this is encoded by the coding sequence ATGCGGCCACGTGAGCTGCGGTCGCGCCATCTTGCCCACCCGATCCGTCTTGCCCACCCGATCCGTCTTGCCCACCCGATCCGGCGCGCCCGTCCGGTCCGGCTCGCCCGCCCCGTCCGGCCCGGTCGGGCACTGGTCGCCGTGGTGCTGGCCTCGGCGGTCGGGCAGCTGGTCCTGGTGGTCGCGGGTTCGCCGGCGGCCTCGGCGCAGGCCTGTACGGCCGACCAGTGGAACGCCGAGTTCCACGCCGGGACCGATCTGGGCGGTGACCCGGTCGGGCAGCGCTGCGACGCCGCCATCGACTTCGACTGGTCGGCGAACGGCCCCGGCGTCACCGGCATCGGCACCACCGGCTACTCGGTGCGCTGGACCCGCCGGCTCACCCTCGCCGCCGGCGCCTACACGGCGAGCGTGACCGGCGACGACGGCGTCCGGGTGCTCATCGACGGGCAGTCCGTCGCCGACGGCTGGGGCGACCACGGCCCGCAGACGTTCACCGGCACCCGCACCCTGGCCGCGGGTGCCCACACGATCGTCGTCGAGTACTACCAGAGCGCCGGCGGCGCCATGGTCGAGTTCGACCTCGGCGGCGGGCCGGCGGACCAGGGCGGCGCCGGGCCCGACTGCGCGGCGGACGAGTGGGCGGGCACCTACTTCCCGAACCGGACGCTGAGCGGCACCGGGGTGCCCCGCTGCTCGGCGGGCCTCGACTACGCCTGGGGCGACGACGGTCCCGGCCTGGCCGGCATCGGCGCCGACAACTTCTCCGCCCGCTGGACGCGGACGGCGACCGTCGCCGCCGGCAGCCTGGCGTTCACCGTCACGGCCGACGACGGGATCCGGGTCTACCTCGACGACCAGCCGATCATCGACCGGTGGCGCGACCAGGGCCCCACCACCTACACGGCGAGCACGGAGGTCACCGCCGGCAGCCATGCCATCCGGGTGGAGTACTACGAGCACGCCGGGGGCGCGACCGCGCGGGTCGGCTACACCCTCACGCCCGCGGCCGCGTGCAACGGCCTGCAGTGGTCGGCCCAGTACTTCGCCAACGTCACGCTCGCCGGCACGCCGACGCCGGCGCGCTGCGAGACCGGCCTGCACCACGACTACGGCGACGGCAGCCCGGGTGTGGCCGGCATCGGCGCGGACGCCTTTTCCGCCCGCTGGACCCGGGTCGACCGCTTCGCCGCCGGTCCGACCACGATCACCGCGACCGCCGACGACGGGGTGCGCGTCTTCGTCGACGGCACCCGGGTGATCGACGGCTGGAACGACCAGGGCCCGACCACCTTCACCGCCACCCCGACGGTGACCGCGGGCACCCACACGATCATCACCGAGTACTACGACCGGGCCGGCGGGGCGCAGATCCGCGTCGACTACACCGGCGGCGGCGACCCCGGCCCCGTCCCGCCCCCGCCGCCGGGCGGGTGCGCGTCCGACTGCGGCGGATCCTGGCAGACGCTCAGCTATCCGAGTTCCGTGCGGTCCGTGCACGCCAGCGTCCTGCACACCGGGAACGTGCTGCTCGTCGCCGGCTCCGGAAACGACCTGGCCGCCTTCGACGCGCACACCTTCAAGTCGACCGTGTGGAATCCGAATACGGGTCGGTTCAAAGATGTTCCTGTAGCGGACGACCTATTCTGCTCCGGCCATGTCCAACTCCCGGACGGTCGAATCCTGCTGGCCGGTGGAACGTCCGCCTACTCCACCGCGACGGCCAACTACAAGGGCCTGGACAAGAGTTACGTCTTCGATCCCGTCGCCGACACGTACACCGCGACGAACGACCTGCCGGGCGGCGGCCACTGGTATCCCAGCCTGACCGAGCTGGGCGACGGCAACGTCCTCGCCGTGGGCGGCCTGGACCAGAACGCGGCCGGCAGCGTCGCGACCGAGATGTTCGACAGCTCCCGGCAGGCCTGGCTCCCCGGCTCCCAGGTGCCGCAGACGTACTTCTTCTGGGGCCTCTACCCGGAGCTGAAGCTGATGACGGACGGGCGGCTGTTCTACGCCGGCGTCCACACCTTCGGCAACGCGCCGACCGACGCCGGCTCGAACATCTACGACCCGGCCACGGCGACGGTCAACGACGTGCCGGGCCTGCGCCACGTGAACCTGCGCGACCAGGGCGCCTCGGTGCTGCTCCCGCCGGCCCAGGCCGGGCGGGTGCTGACCCTGGGTGGCGGCAACGGTGACGCCGGGGCGGACGCCATCGCCGCCACCGACCTCATCGATTTGCGCCAGCCCGACCCGCACTGGCAGGCCGGCCCGGACCTGCCCGCGGCGAAGATGTACGTCAGCGCCGTGATCCTGCCCGACGGGAAGGTTCTGGAGACCGGCGGCGGACGGCACCTGCGCTCCGACCCGGTGCACGAGGCGTCGATCTACGACCCGGTCGCGAACACCTTCACCTCCGTCCCGCCGGACCCCCAGGACCGGACCTACCACTCGCAGGCGTTCCTGCTGCCCGACGGCAGCGTCGCCGCGCTCGGGAACAACCCGCTCGACGGATCGTTCAGCCAGGCGATCTCGGTCTACCGGCCCTGGTACATGAGCCGCCAACGGCCCGCGATCACCCAGGCGGCCGACACGTTCGGCTACGGCTCGCGGCAGGCGCTGACGGTCGACGGCGACATCGGCCGGGTCACGCTGCTGCGGCCCGCGTCGGTGACCCACCAGGCCGATCCCAACCAGCGCAGCGTCGATCTGCCGGTCTCGGCCGGCAGCCAGGGCGGCCAGGTCTCGGTCGACGTCCCCGACAATCCGAACCTGCTTCCGCCGGGGTACTACATGATGTTCGCCCAGAACACCGCCGGGGTCCCCTCGGTGGCCCGATGGGTGCGGGTCCGATGA